In Desulfatibacillum aliphaticivorans DSM 15576, a single genomic region encodes these proteins:
- a CDS encoding cytochrome c3 family protein, producing the protein MDKNKERLLALCLMAALFLVGAVCYAAYSQEEPNRILLDFGGGQGKVMFGHYEHFEDFDVACIDCHHTAEDELSEMQKCGDCHLKKMPKGDPCVARKDAFHNQCIGCHEDIGMDLACGDCHKK; encoded by the coding sequence ATGGACAAAAACAAGGAACGCCTTCTCGCCTTGTGCCTGATGGCTGCGTTATTTCTGGTGGGAGCGGTGTGCTATGCAGCCTACAGTCAGGAAGAGCCCAACAGGATTCTTTTGGACTTCGGAGGGGGGCAAGGCAAGGTTATGTTCGGGCATTACGAGCATTTCGAAGACTTTGACGTCGCATGCATCGACTGCCACCACACGGCCGAGGACGAACTGTCCGAAATGCAAAAATGCGGAGACTGCCACCTGAAGAAAATGCCCAAGGGCGATCCTTGCGTGGCCCGTAAAGACGCCTTTCACAATCAATGCATTGGTTGCCATGAAGACATAGGCATGGATCTGGCCTGCGGCGATTGCCATAAAAAATAG
- a CDS encoding iron-sulfur cluster assembly scaffold protein — protein sequence MKDELDAWADELQEEIYKDAEADYSKEVYERWRDPKRFGRMEDATASGKVRGSCGDSMEIYLKIEDGIVIDSSFFTDGCGPSVSSGSMAADLAMKKGVEALTDITGEVILEALGGLPEESLHCAGLAASALSDAVDSYFQGK from the coding sequence ATGAAAGATGAACTGGACGCCTGGGCTGACGAGCTCCAGGAGGAAATATACAAGGACGCGGAAGCTGATTACTCCAAGGAAGTCTACGAACGGTGGCGCGACCCCAAGCGTTTCGGCCGCATGGAGGACGCCACGGCCAGCGGAAAGGTGCGGGGCTCCTGCGGCGACTCCATGGAGATCTATTTAAAGATTGAAGACGGAATTGTTATCGATTCCTCTTTTTTTACGGATGGTTGCGGGCCCAGCGTCAGCTCCGGCTCCATGGCGGCGGACCTGGCCATGAAAAAGGGCGTGGAAGCCCTCACCGATATCACCGGGGAGGTGATTCTGGAAGCGCTTGGAGGCCTGCCGGAGGAATCTCTCCATTGCGCGGGCTTGGCGGCCTCGGCTCTATCGGACGCGGTAGACAGCTATTTTCAGGGGAAATAG
- a CDS encoding tetratricopeptide repeat protein: MGNRKNRHLTEAFLFSEAVPQLDHEEVKEAREVLPPELAELFPDLKAGQAFIDACLAQVKPLHAFGAVSVKVDALDPPEGEDAQESQLEKLKSTAQAIETACAEKGFLWGLLGRGVFALCLPEGGDGDCREIGLAVQDAVRDHGLTTVTVGAAVFPTADFKKAEIFDNILKALDHAAFFGPDVFTPFDSVSLNISGDKLYHDNDVQGAIREYERALLVDSGAVNVHNSLGVCFAVLGDYPKALDRFDMASQLDPSEIMPVYNTGVSHLMMGNRDKALDLFLQAGEIEPDLFELLLETGKIYLSKGRTDKALDCLNKAVASNQDAWTGHKYLGDCYMEMGNPSEAAKAYANAVKCNPEEAESLSSLAVAYDQIGENPEIALSFATQSIEIAPENALCQYRMASILEKRGELHKAVRHYEKALAQGYPCRESVIDLKDKIKRESA; encoded by the coding sequence TTGGGGAACCGTAAAAATCGACATCTTACCGAAGCCTTTTTGTTTTCCGAGGCTGTACCGCAACTGGACCACGAAGAGGTCAAAGAAGCCCGGGAAGTCCTGCCGCCGGAATTGGCGGAGCTATTCCCGGACTTGAAGGCCGGTCAGGCCTTTATTGACGCCTGCCTGGCCCAGGTCAAGCCTCTCCACGCCTTTGGCGCCGTTTCCGTCAAGGTGGACGCCCTGGACCCGCCGGAAGGGGAGGACGCCCAGGAATCCCAACTGGAAAAACTGAAAAGCACGGCCCAGGCCATTGAAACAGCCTGCGCGGAAAAAGGCTTTTTATGGGGGCTTTTGGGTCGCGGCGTTTTCGCCCTGTGCCTGCCGGAAGGCGGCGACGGGGACTGCCGCGAGATCGGCCTGGCCGTCCAGGACGCAGTCAGGGATCATGGCCTGACCACAGTCACCGTAGGCGCGGCCGTCTTCCCTACGGCGGATTTCAAGAAAGCGGAAATTTTTGACAACATACTCAAGGCGTTGGACCATGCGGCATTCTTCGGCCCGGACGTGTTTACGCCTTTTGATTCCGTCAGCCTGAACATAAGCGGCGACAAGCTCTATCACGACAACGACGTCCAGGGCGCCATCCGGGAGTATGAACGGGCGCTATTGGTGGATTCGGGCGCCGTGAACGTGCACAACAGCCTGGGCGTGTGCTTCGCCGTCCTGGGCGACTACCCCAAAGCCCTGGATCGGTTTGACATGGCGTCTCAACTGGACCCCTCGGAGATCATGCCGGTTTATAATACGGGCGTAAGCCATCTCATGATGGGTAATCGGGATAAGGCCCTGGATCTTTTTTTGCAAGCCGGGGAAATCGAGCCCGACCTGTTTGAATTGCTTTTGGAAACAGGCAAGATTTACCTTTCCAAAGGGCGAACGGATAAAGCGCTGGACTGTTTGAACAAGGCCGTTGCATCCAACCAGGACGCCTGGACCGGGCATAAGTATCTGGGCGATTGCTACATGGAAATGGGAAATCCATCGGAGGCGGCCAAGGCCTACGCCAACGCCGTAAAGTGCAATCCCGAAGAGGCGGAATCCCTGTCCAGCCTGGCAGTCGCCTACGACCAGATCGGCGAAAATCCGGAAATCGCCCTCAGTTTTGCAACCCAGAGCATAGAAATCGCCCCGGAAAACGCACTCTGCCAATACCGAATGGCGAGCATCCTGGAAAAACGCGGCGAGCTGCACAAGGCGGTCAGGCATTACGAAAAGGCCCTGGCGCAAGGGTATCCGTGCAGGGAATCGGTTATAGACCTCAAGGACAAAATAAAGCGGGAATCGGCATGA
- a CDS encoding D-sedoheptulose-7-phosphate isomerase, translating into MKNLVLDIAKESAALSTAFFNENAGLVVKGATMLAQCLTAGGKILIFGNGGSAADSQHIAAEFVNRFELERAPLAAIALTTDTSVLTSIGNDYSYAQVFTKQVQALGKPGDIAWGISTSGTSANVLAALDVAGEAGLLTLLEAGQGGLAHEDKYDLVYSVKSKVTARVQETHLILAHILCGLTEQILYPDGGGPDYGG; encoded by the coding sequence ATGAAAAACCTTGTTCTGGACATAGCCAAGGAAAGCGCGGCTCTTTCAACTGCTTTTTTTAACGAAAACGCGGGCCTGGTGGTCAAAGGCGCGACCATGCTGGCCCAATGCCTGACGGCGGGCGGAAAAATCCTGATTTTCGGCAACGGCGGCTCGGCTGCGGATTCCCAACACATCGCCGCGGAATTCGTTAACCGGTTCGAGTTGGAGCGCGCCCCCCTGGCGGCCATCGCCCTGACCACGGACACCTCCGTGCTCACCAGCATCGGCAACGATTACAGCTACGCCCAGGTTTTCACCAAACAGGTGCAGGCTTTGGGCAAGCCCGGCGATATAGCCTGGGGCATCAGCACAAGCGGAACCTCGGCCAATGTCCTGGCCGCCCTGGACGTCGCCGGGGAAGCGGGGCTGCTCACCTTGCTGGAAGCGGGGCAGGGCGGTTTGGCCCACGAGGACAAGTACGACCTGGTCTACAGCGTAAAATCCAAGGTCACGGCAAGGGTGCAGGAAACCCATTTGATCCTCGCCCACATCCTGTGCGGCCTGACCGAGCAAATCCTATACCCGGATGGAGGGGGGCCTGATTACGGTGGCTAA
- the selA gene encoding L-seryl-tRNA(Sec) selenium transferase → MAINQLKSLPKVDRILDSLMAENGGPPRSVLLKAARTAIEDARRSLVAGEAPSWTGDNLEDSVLERARALVALDMRDNLRRVINGTGVVVHTNLGRSLLPSVVCDHIVNVAGRYSNLEFDLEAGKRGSRFSIVEDLLCELTGAEAAMAVNNNAGAVFLSLMALAKGHEVVVSRGELVEIGGSFRIPDVMASSGAVLKEVGTTNRTHLHDYENAIGVETAMLLKAHTSNFAVVGFTATVSLEEIVGLGKKHDLIVMEDLGSGSLVDLSQYGLAKEPTVMESVAAGADVVTFSGDKMLGGPQAGIIVGKAESVNKIKKHPVARALRIDKLTLAALETTLRLYRDPIKRMEAVPTLRMLTMDPEIIKRKARRLQARIKKLGLENLSAKVKAIDSKVGGGALPLQNLPSFGVAILIKGRTANSVEKAMRKLELPMVGRIEDDVFTLDMRTIADDEIPLAAHAAELVAGKS, encoded by the coding sequence ATGGCTATCAACCAGTTAAAGTCCCTGCCCAAGGTGGATCGCATCCTGGATTCCCTGATGGCTGAAAACGGCGGCCCGCCCCGCTCCGTGCTGCTTAAGGCAGCCAGAACCGCCATTGAAGACGCCAGGCGCAGCCTGGTTGCAGGCGAGGCGCCTTCCTGGACTGGCGACAACCTGGAGGACTCGGTTTTGGAAAGGGCGCGCGCTCTCGTTGCCCTGGATATGCGGGACAACCTAAGGCGGGTTATCAACGGCACAGGCGTGGTGGTGCACACCAACCTGGGCCGCAGCCTGCTGCCCTCTGTCGTGTGCGACCACATTGTGAATGTCGCCGGGCGCTATTCCAATCTGGAATTCGACTTGGAGGCCGGCAAACGCGGCTCCCGTTTTTCCATTGTGGAAGACCTCCTGTGCGAATTGACGGGCGCCGAAGCAGCCATGGCGGTGAACAACAACGCGGGCGCCGTGTTTCTGAGCCTCATGGCCCTGGCTAAAGGGCATGAAGTCGTGGTTTCCCGCGGGGAGCTGGTGGAAATCGGCGGGTCCTTCCGCATTCCGGACGTCATGGCGTCCAGCGGCGCCGTCCTCAAGGAAGTGGGAACCACCAACCGCACCCACTTGCACGACTACGAAAACGCCATTGGCGTAGAAACCGCCATGCTTTTAAAGGCCCACACCAGCAACTTCGCCGTGGTCGGGTTTACCGCCACCGTCAGCCTGGAGGAAATCGTGGGCCTGGGCAAAAAGCACGATCTGATCGTCATGGAGGATCTGGGCAGCGGCAGTCTGGTGGATCTCTCTCAATACGGCCTGGCCAAGGAGCCTACGGTCATGGAGTCCGTGGCGGCCGGCGCCGACGTGGTCACCTTTTCCGGCGATAAAATGCTGGGCGGCCCCCAGGCCGGGATCATCGTGGGCAAGGCGGAGTCCGTCAACAAGATCAAGAAGCATCCCGTGGCCCGGGCTTTACGCATAGACAAGCTGACTTTGGCGGCCCTGGAAACCACTTTGCGGCTGTACCGGGATCCCATTAAGCGCATGGAGGCCGTGCCCACCCTGCGCATGTTGACCATGGACCCGGAAATCATCAAACGAAAAGCCAGGCGCCTGCAGGCCCGCATCAAAAAACTGGGGCTCGAGAACCTCTCCGCCAAGGTCAAAGCCATCGACTCCAAAGTCGGCGGCGGCGCCTTGCCGTTGCAAAATCTGCCCAGCTTTGGCGTGGCTATTTTAATTAAAGGCCGCACCGCCAACAGCGTGGAAAAGGCCATGCGGAAGCTGGAGCTTCCCATGGTGGGGCGCATCGAGGACGACGTGTTCACCCTGGATATGCGCACCATCGCGGACGATGAAATACCCCTGGCGGCCCATGCTGCGGAGCTGGTCGCCGGGAAAAGCTAA
- a CDS encoding acyl-CoA dehydrogenase family protein, with protein MDFDLNKEQEMIRDAVRSFAEKEIAPVALELDEKEEFSPELTKAMGEIGLFGMFVPEVYGGQEMDYISYAIAVEEVARIDGSQAATVAAGNSLGIGPINYFGSEEQKKKYLPKLCTGEALWGFGLTEPEAGSDAGGSKTTAVKDGNEWVLNGSKIFITNAACELSLGVTVQAVTGTRADGRPETTCFLLEHGTPGFTAKAMHKKLMWRSSSTAELYFDNVRLKEDAILGKPGDGFKQMLKTLDGGRLSIGAMGLGGAQGAYELALKYAKQRKQFGQPISKFQANAFKLADCAMEIECARNLLYKACWLRSQHRPFQKLASMAKLYCSEVMYRVANHAVQIHGGYGLMKEYNVERFYRDQKLLDIGEGTSEIQRLVISRYIGC; from the coding sequence GTGGACTTTGATCTTAATAAAGAACAAGAAATGATCCGTGACGCGGTGCGGAGCTTCGCCGAAAAGGAAATAGCTCCGGTCGCTTTGGAATTGGATGAGAAGGAAGAGTTCTCCCCGGAGCTGACCAAAGCCATGGGGGAAATCGGCCTGTTCGGCATGTTCGTGCCCGAAGTCTACGGCGGGCAGGAAATGGACTACATCTCCTACGCCATCGCCGTGGAAGAGGTGGCGCGCATTGACGGGTCCCAGGCTGCTACCGTGGCCGCGGGCAACTCTCTGGGCATCGGTCCCATCAATTATTTCGGCAGCGAAGAGCAAAAAAAGAAATACCTGCCCAAGCTGTGTACGGGCGAGGCCCTGTGGGGATTCGGCCTGACCGAGCCCGAGGCGGGCTCCGACGCGGGCGGATCCAAGACCACGGCCGTCAAGGACGGCAATGAATGGGTCCTTAACGGGTCCAAGATTTTCATCACCAACGCGGCCTGCGAACTTTCTCTGGGCGTGACGGTTCAAGCGGTTACGGGAACCAGGGCCGACGGCCGCCCGGAAACCACCTGCTTTTTGCTGGAGCACGGCACCCCCGGCTTTACCGCCAAAGCCATGCATAAAAAGCTCATGTGGCGTTCCTCCAGCACGGCGGAACTTTATTTTGACAACGTGCGCCTGAAAGAAGACGCCATCCTGGGCAAGCCCGGCGACGGATTCAAGCAAATGCTCAAGACGCTCGACGGCGGCAGGCTGTCCATCGGCGCCATGGGCCTGGGCGGCGCGCAAGGCGCGTATGAACTGGCCCTGAAATACGCCAAGCAGCGCAAACAGTTCGGTCAGCCCATCTCCAAATTCCAGGCCAACGCCTTTAAACTGGCGGACTGCGCCATGGAAATCGAATGCGCCAGAAACCTTCTTTATAAGGCCTGCTGGCTCAGATCCCAGCACAGGCCGTTCCAGAAACTGGCCTCCATGGCCAAGCTCTACTGCTCCGAGGTCATGTACCGGGTGGCCAACCACGCCGTGCAGATTCACGGCGGTTACGGCCTTATGAAGGAATACAATGTAGAGCGTTTCTACCGCGACCAGAAATTGCTGGACATCGGCGAAGGCACGTCTGAAATCCAGAGACTTGTCATCTCCCGGTATATCGGGTGCTGA
- a CDS encoding 4Fe-4S dicluster domain-containing protein → MKRRSFLGLVKPTLEYTTLADLSSIPLKKVPASKTATFMVPGTIEGTDLLALKVGDEVKAGQALAPIAGSDDYAISTIAGKVTALEPFTDAHSNAFIAVTVEAADNQEWADSLGSDPDLAAVAANLQNGPGALCLKPVLDPETNINTILVLGMDRDLMTTAVQYAVKSRGAYLAKGIETLKKITGVSEIVLVVPSGLTGNVQGCKCTIKEVGASYPSANPKLVMHNILGKTVPAGKTLEDMGVLCLSAEAVAALGESCETGKPCVNKIVTLVAKDGEALNVQVPVGTPIQDVLDVKRIALNDGDRLILGGPMTGVATYSTSLPVLPDTDAIMVQDGAKLPEIEDASCINCGECIKVCPAKVPVNMLVRFLENQLYVDAAEKYDLLSCVDCGFCSFVCPARIPIYQYIGLAKFELSRMAPEAE, encoded by the coding sequence ATGAAACGAAGATCGTTTTTAGGACTGGTTAAACCAACGTTGGAATACACAACGCTGGCGGACCTGTCTTCAATCCCGCTGAAAAAGGTCCCTGCCTCGAAAACTGCAACGTTCATGGTTCCCGGAACCATTGAGGGTACAGACCTTTTGGCTCTTAAGGTCGGTGATGAGGTGAAGGCAGGACAGGCATTGGCGCCCATCGCAGGGAGCGATGACTACGCCATTTCAACTATCGCCGGAAAGGTGACGGCCCTGGAGCCTTTTACGGACGCGCATTCCAATGCCTTCATTGCCGTCACCGTGGAAGCGGCCGACAATCAGGAGTGGGCGGACTCCCTGGGCTCTGACCCGGATTTGGCTGCCGTAGCGGCGAACCTGCAAAACGGCCCCGGGGCTCTTTGCCTCAAACCGGTTTTGGACCCGGAAACCAACATCAATACAATCCTGGTTCTGGGCATGGATCGGGACCTGATGACCACTGCGGTGCAATATGCGGTCAAATCCAGGGGCGCTTATCTGGCCAAGGGGATCGAGACTCTCAAGAAGATCACGGGCGTTTCCGAAATCGTCCTGGTCGTGCCTTCCGGTCTGACCGGCAACGTCCAGGGCTGTAAATGCACCATCAAGGAAGTGGGCGCCTCCTATCCTTCCGCCAATCCCAAACTGGTCATGCACAACATCCTGGGCAAAACCGTTCCGGCCGGCAAGACCCTGGAAGACATGGGCGTCCTTTGCCTTTCCGCGGAAGCGGTCGCCGCCCTGGGCGAATCCTGCGAGACCGGCAAGCCCTGCGTCAACAAGATCGTGACTCTTGTCGCCAAGGATGGAGAGGCTTTGAACGTCCAGGTTCCCGTGGGAACGCCTATCCAGGACGTGCTGGACGTCAAACGCATTGCGCTTAATGACGGGGACAGGCTGATCCTGGGAGGACCCATGACCGGCGTGGCAACCTACTCCACTTCCCTGCCGGTTCTTCCCGACACGGACGCCATCATGGTCCAGGACGGCGCCAAGCTGCCTGAAATCGAAGACGCTTCTTGCATCAATTGCGGAGAATGCATCAAGGTCTGCCCCGCCAAGGTGCCTGTCAACATGCTGGTGCGCTTTCTCGAAAACCAACTCTACGTGGATGCAGCCGAAAAGTACGATCTGCTCTCCTGCGTGGATTGCGGGTTCTGCAGCTTTGTCTGCCCCGCAAGAATACCCATTTATCAGTACATTGGGCTGGCCAAGTTCGAACTGAGCCGGATGGCCCCGGAGGCGGAATAG